In the Arachis stenosperma cultivar V10309 chromosome 8, arast.V10309.gnm1.PFL2, whole genome shotgun sequence genome, caaactcaaatataatatattaaaaaatcatCTCAACTATATCTCAGCTGCAGCAACCAATCTTGAAATGTGAATTGAGGCACTCCACAAGTTCGGGTTGGTGAGCATTGAGGCAGAGGTTGGTTCCTTGAATTCTTAGGCTTTATTTTCGTGAGTGCAAGTTGTGGTGCTTGTGGCCCAATGCCAAACTGTACCGAAATAAAGGGGCAGTTCGGGCAATATCAAAATCTAATGTTTTTTTGTTGGTTCCACTAGCTAATATACTAATCTGGCAACGGTGCTACTTGTGAGCTTATAATTAACAAATATTTAGGGTAGTGGTAGGTAGTGTTCGCCAAAATACTATACTAATTCCATTAAATTATGGAAAATGATGGGGACTAGTATAAAagaataaagaattaattaatattagttcCCTTGtaagataaatatttaaaagatatttgaTGGATACGTTTCGGTATCAATTTGCTTCAAGGAAAAGTATTTGCAGTGTCACAAgatattttgtaaaataattaCGTTTTCCGTCCCCAAAATTGAATATAAACTAGCTTTTTCTTATTGAATACGCTAGTATTTCACCTTCAAACTTATTAGGATTGCGAATTTGGAATACATACGGAGATTaattttatggtattttttattgcagtatttaaattatctaacttatttttaaaatataaaaaataaaatatttaaaatttattaaatattatttatttatttatttattagtaaaTTAGCTACAATAAAATAGGTATTATTAGCAAGTTCAGAGTTCAGACAAATGgcaaaaagagataaaaaatgaCAAGCTTAAAATTTAAGAAACGCACATGCAGTGATGCCGGGGCACAAAAGAGTAAATGAGCGTCTACACAGTTCCAAGAAGTTATCCCAAAAATACTCCATTATTATCTACACTTTtctcctcttttcttttctattttcatgTAAAAAACACCAAATAACTACCCCTACACAAAACCTTGAAGTATAATGCCATTTCATTATAGAGTAAGATTTAGATAcactataaaatataaaatgatacaattgtataattatatttatcattttatataattatttatgtatttaatataaaataaattatttttattaatataatattatataacaagatacaaatataaaattattttacatcaTATATACGCACAATAATTACAAATGATTCGTAAAAGAATCATAGTCATTCTTCACACCAGAATTCcgtatattttaaaatttttcaaacttaattttaaaaaataaataagtttagGAACATAAATACACTCCACTGTAAAAGAGAATCAAAATAatgaagtaattattttatgtttatattcAGAAAACTcaaaattacaaattaattaattaattaaaaaaatgctaATTTCCTCTCGAAGAGGGTGTCCAAGGGGTCATGTCCATAGGATAACTCCCCAAGACCCTCAAGAAAGAGGTGAATTCCTGCACCTCTGCCAAGGCATTCTGAGCCCTAACATCCGCCATAGACGCCTCAAAATCAACGTAGAATAGATACTCAAAGTGCTTCGCCGTTCCAACGTTCGCATCATCCACGAGCCTTATCGGACGGTTCCTGTGTGGCCGCGACTCGATCTTCGTCAAGCTTATGTTTCTGAAGGCAAACGCCGATAGCACCTTGAAAAGTACCGAAGTGCCCTTATCGTGCGCAAAAACAATGCTTGTCTTGAACGGCCTGTCCGTACGAGGAATTATCGGTTCTCGTGCCAGCATCACGAATCGGGTTACGTTGCTCGGGTCGTCTTGGATCCCGTCCGCTAAAACTTGGAGTCCATACAGCTCTGCTGCGCGAGCGCTCGCAATTGCCGCCGTGTCGCGGAGGCAGTTGACTGCCACGAACTCTGCAGCACCCGCGGTGTCGTCGACGGCCTCGCGAACCACGTTGAGGCCGAGCTTTGTGAGAGTGTGCTCACACTGAGCTAGAGCTTGAGGGTGCGAGATTACGCGGCTGAGGTACTCCTTTCGTACGCCGGGGAGAGCGAGGAGGCAGTGGTGGACAGGAAGCTGTACCTCGCCAACGATGTGAAGGCGGTGGCGGAGGAGGAGATCGTAGTTCCGGTGGATCGATCCGCCAAGGGAGTTTTCAACTGGGAGTACAGCGCGGTCGGCAATCCAGAGCTCCACTGCTTGGAACGCCACCTCGAACTGGTCGCAAGGTATGGCCTCACAGTTAGGGTAAGCTTTTCCAGCGGCAGCCTCGGAGTATGCGCCAGGAACGCCTTGGTACGCCACACGAAGCTGCGAACCGTGCATCGGAGCCGGCGAGAGGTCAGAAATCGTTAGTGGCTTGGGAGGCAGCGACTTAGCGTTGTCTGCGCTGCCGTTAATCGGGACGAGATTAAGGTCCGTAACAGCGGTTTTGTGGCCGTTAACAGCGGCGATGTTATCAGCGGTAGAGTTGTTGTTTCCGGTGGAattagaggaagaagaagatttttCCTCCGAGAAGACTTTGCTGGATAAAATGGCGCAGGAGCTCTGCCAGTCAACTCGGTTGGAGCCGATTCCGAAACTGGTGGGTTCGAAGGCATAAACGCATTTAACGCGGTTCGGGCCGGCCCATTTGGAACGCTGTTTTAGGAGGTAGTTGAGACTGAGAGTATTAGAAGGTGGCTGCGTTAGGGTGGTCATGTcgaaataaaactaaaattgaaatGAGATAGAAATTGAAGGTCAATTAGGGAGTTTGTGTTTTCTCTAAAAAAGAGAACGTCAAGCTGAGAAAAGAATGGTGGGGTGGGTAAGGGGCTTAAATATTGGTAGAGCGAGTTGTTAGAGAAATTGCGTAGCAAGTGTTAGGAGGAAGATGGTATTTTTCAGGTCGCTTGGTCAATCTCACACCTACCCTCCTATTTTTTATACCTCTCCTTCCCCTCCCACATTgcaatattttattattttatttctttctctctttacTTGCTAGATAGTAGATacgtttatttaaattttttctattttatcaGGTCTATggttttatataatattaatatatgaGATTATGAGTTAATGAACACAATCTAACTTCTTTATATACAAtcgttttgatttttttatagatTTATAAATTAAGTgttatttagattattttttattaatttaatattgatAGTAATTattatagtaaaaatatataaaaagtatataaaattaattataacatattttttattaatattttgtttttatttatttaaaaagtttaaaataaataaaaacaaaaaactaaaaagatattttgtgattaattttatgtactctttatgtacttttattataattaattattattaatattaaattaataaaaaaataattcagataacattaagaaaaaaattaattaattaattatacctTTCATTAATATAAAGATGTATTGAAATGACCAAGATATGCATCAATATAATTTCTTAATTTCTTATGCACCATAATTATTACTTACTCTAATTTCTTCTTTGGGAAACGTTTATCGGCCAAACATTGTGTTTAAAGTTGTGACTTTtctaaaaagaggaaataaATAACTTGCTGTCAACCTATTGTttgactaaattaaaaaaataatatttgtatatgctatgtatataattattttgatgtgaggtttatattaaaaatgatgataatttaattaaatatattaaattatctaataattcttaaatataaattttatatacacatttttattttaaaaagatataaatcatatttataatattttttatgatataacatacaaattttaaattttaattttttaattttttagtaattttttctaatataaaaattaaagatatataagaaaaacataaataatgtctacatataatatttatatatataaaaagaaaatgaattaCACATTTGCTGACCTGGATGGATGTGGTGGGGACAAAAAAAACTGATGGATGTAGAACAGAGTTTTGATAGAAAGGTTAATATTTAGATGAGTTTGATTTGATACACTCTAGAGAGTCAAATCATTTGTTTAGTGGCTTTAAAATAGTTATTAGTATTTCTACACATTTattcaaacaaaataaatgatTGCAAACCCAAAACAAATAAGAATACTGTGCTATTGAATGACAAATTGAAGGAACAAGAATGTAACAATAATATAGAGGGTAATTATAGTCCTGGACTCCTGGTAATGAACTTAATTTTAACTAGATAAGATATTAAGCTAAAGTAAGTACAATAATTAAGAAATGGATTATAAAATGAATTTTGATAAGATGTGTTTTTAACGACATATTTTTAaagatattataaaataaaatattttgttgaaaatttgaaaatatattttttatttatttttaatatattgaatgcataaaaaaactttaaaaaatatataattattgttcataccctggcccaatgataaAGGCCCGGGTCCAAccgaaaggcctgatccaataggATAAGCCTTACAAAATACTGACTTTCACATaaagaagtcggtgtcaaccacgacttgGTATAAAGAGGTCGgatgtgagattagctggcagaaaaatactcattcaaatgagtaaccgcccctaaaatctctctaaccgcctcatgaagccatatcttaacctccccaagataatggggacggttaccaccctaaagatacggcactacaccaacggtggttattggctcacctctataaatacactgacatccCCTCAGGTATggctaagtccaatactctctaagacctgcttacactcttgctaacttaggcatcggagtgtctttgcaggtaccaccccccattcacacgcgagcacaagtcggacggagtcTCCCAAGTTGCGGACCTACCTGGAGTCCTCCTCCATCACTcacttgggccgccgaacgccatccattggactaatctccggttacccaccgtaacattggcgccgttgccggggatccGAGAGATCATTCAACGATGGCGgatagatcccacgaagaaggccatgtggaaacagattctgaacaagagaatctggacacgGGTAATGGCAACGAAGACATGGCCCAACATCAAGATAACGACCAACACAGAGAGGGTACCTCTGGAATAAAGAATCCGAAGGTAAACTCCTCAGATGGACGTGAATCAGAAAAGGGCGGACCATCCCACGTAACTGAATTGATGGGACTAGTCCATAGCCGCCTAGAGCAATTGGAACAAGAGCGGGAGAGAcaaaaggaaaccgaaaggtaccttaaagaggagatggaacggcgaaaagagttagagaGAAAACTCTTGCAGCTGGAATCCTCCC is a window encoding:
- the LOC130944418 gene encoding arogenate dehydratase 3, chloroplastic-like; translated protein: MTTLTQPPSNTLSLNYLLKQRSKWAGPNRVKCVYAFEPTSFGIGSNRVDWQSSCAILSSKVFSEEKSSSSSNSTGNNNSTADNIAAVNGHKTAVTDLNLVPINGSADNAKSLPPKPLTISDLSPAPMHGSQLRVAYQGVPGAYSEAAAGKAYPNCEAIPCDQFEVAFQAVELWIADRAVLPVENSLGGSIHRNYDLLLRHRLHIVGEVQLPVHHCLLALPGVRKEYLSRVISHPQALAQCEHTLTKLGLNVVREAVDDTAGAAEFVAVNCLRDTAAIASARAAELYGLQVLADGIQDDPSNVTRFVMLAREPIIPRTDRPFKTSIVFAHDKGTSVLFKVLSAFAFRNISLTKIESRPHRNRPIRLVDDANVGTAKHFEYLFYVDFEASMADVRAQNALAEVQEFTSFLRVLGSYPMDMTPWTPSSRGN